In a genomic window of Gossypium arboreum isolate Shixiya-1 chromosome 9, ASM2569848v2, whole genome shotgun sequence:
- the LOC108474210 gene encoding alpha-mannosidase I MNS4, protein MKDLNLVPTFLWFLLLFPLHKAVANGVTPEETKQLRDEVREMFYHAFDGYMEHAFPLDELRPLSCEGEDTLGGYALTLIDSLDTLALLGDRERFTASVEWIGKNLQFDINKTVSIFETTIRVLGGLLSAHLIASDYATGMRIPSYDNELLDLAEDLARRLLPAFDTPTGIPFGSVNLKYGVDEHESKITSTAGGGTLTLEFGVLSRLTNDPIFEQVTKNAVRGLWARRSKLHLVGAHINVFTGEWTQKDAGIGTSIDSFYEYLLKAYLLFGDEEYLFIFQEAYSAAMHYLYNDPWYVEVNMDSAAIVWPLFNSLQAFWPGLQVLAGDIDPAIRTHTAFFSVWKRYGFTPEGFNLATLSVQHGQKSYPLRPELIESTYWLYKATRNPRYLDAGRDIVASLQYGARCPCGYCHISDVEFHKREDHMESFFLAETVKYLWLLFDLAVGPDNLVENGPYKYIFSTEGHLLPATPQISLLQEHCSYFGAYCNRDSLKEEPNASDKSADSQETNGSRVSEGWVRTRFPLDSSSFKASPVSGLIKGLCPGLTHEQKYGISYLASVDTPHEDNSAKQKDTVVQSQAIVVVSDQISNQSLSGDGNDNNVKESTEREPESDPSQS, encoded by the exons atgaaagatttgaatttggtCCCTACGTTTCTATGGTTTCTTTTGTTGTTTCCTTTACACAAAGCAGTCGCAAATGGCGTCACTCCCGAGGAAACCAAGCAGCTAAGAGATGAG GTACGTGAAATGTTCTATCATGCTTTTGATGGATATATGGAGCATGCATTTCCACTTGACGAGTTGAGACCGCTATCGTGTGAAGGAGAAGATACACTTGGTGGTTATGCCTTGACACTG ATTGATTCTTTAGACACATTGGCTTTACTTGGAGACCGAGAACGCTTTACAGCCTCTGTTGAATGGATTGGTAAAAATCTTCAGTTTGATATA AATAAAACAGTTTCTATTTTTGAGACCACCATCAGGGTCCTTGGAGGTTTACTTTCCGCTCATCTTATTGCAAGTGACTATGCTACG GGCATGAGAATTCCTTCATATGACAATGAATTACTTGACTTAGCTGAAGATCTGGCTAGGAGGTTATTACCTGCATTTGACACTCCTACAG GAATCCCATTTGGTTCTGTTAATCTAAAGTATGGAGTTGATGAACATGAAAGCAAG ATAACATCTACAGCTGGTGGTGGGACTTTGACCCTTGAATTTGGAGTGCTAAGCCGTTTGACAAATGATCCTA TTTTTGAGCAAGTTACCAAAAATGCTGTTCGGGGCCTATGGGCTCGCCGTTCAAAGCTTCATTTAGTTGGTGCTCACATCAATGTGTTTACTGGTGAATGGACACAGAAG GATGCTGGAATAGGGACAAGCATCGACTCCTTCTACGAGTATCTTCTGAAG GCATATTTATTGTTTGGGGATGAAGAATATTTGTTCATATTCCAAGAAGCATACAGTGCTGCTATGCACTATCTTTACAATGATCCCTG GTATGTAGAGGTCAATATGGATTCTGCTGCTATTGTCTGGCCACTATTTAACAGTTTACAGGCATTTTGGCCCGGGCTTCAG GTTTTAGCAGGAGATATTGATCCTGCTATTCGAACTCATACTGCCTTCTTCAGTGTCTGGAAACGGTATGGTTTCACTCCGGAGGGTTTTAATCTTGCTACACTTAGTGTTCAG CATGGGCAAAAGAGTTACCCTTTGCGTCCAGAGTTAATAGAAAGTACGTATTGGCTCTACAAAGCTACCAGAAATCCCAG ATATCTGGATGCCGGACGAGACATAGTTGCTAGCTTGCAATATGGGGCAAGGTGTCCATGTGGTTATTGTCATATATCAGATGTTGAGTTTCACAAGAGGGAGGATCACATGGAAAGCTTTTTCCTGGCGGAAACA GTGAAATATTTGTGGCTCCTTTTCGATTTGGCTGTGGGTCCGGACAACCTTGTTGAAAATGGACCATACAA GTACATATTTAGCACTGAGGGCCATTTATTGCCGGCAACTCCTCAAATATCTCTATTACAAGAGCATTGTTCATATTTTGGGGCTTATTGTAACCGTGACAGCTTAAAAGAAGAGCCTAATGCATCAGACAAGTCTGCTGATTCTCAAGAAACCAATGGTAGTAGAGTTTCCGAGGGTTGGGTTCGCACGAGATTTCCCTTGGATTCTTCTTCTTTCAAGGCATCTCCTGTATCAGGGCTGATTAAG GGCCTTTGTCCAGGACTAACTCATGAGCAGAAGTATGGCATTTCATATCTTGCTTCGGTTGATACACCTCATGAAGATAATTCTGCTAAACAAAAAGATACCGTGGTTCAGAGCCAAGCTATAGTTGTCGTTTCTGACCAAATCTCTAATCAATCACTATCTGGTGACGGCAACGATAACAATGTTAAAGAATCAACTGAGAGGGAACCAGAGAGTGATCCATCTCAATCGTGA
- the LOC108472524 gene encoding auxin-induced protein 22D-like, with amino-acid sequence MENSVAYEKATELRLGLPGIDEPAVLSSVKNNKRPLHDEKSGENGKSAENETAPPSKAQIVGWPPVQSYRKNNFQQAKKSESECGGIYVKVSMDGAPYLRKIDLKVYKGYPELLQVLENMFKFTIGDYSEREGYKGSDYEPTYEDKDGDWMLVGDVPWEMFIRSCKRLRIMKGSEARGLSCSGV; translated from the exons ATGGAGAACAGTGTAGCATATGAGAAGGCAACTGAACTAAGATTAGGGTTGCCAGGCATAGATGAACCAGCAGTACTTTCCAGTGTTAAAAACAACAAGCGGCCATTGCATGATGAAAAAAGTGGAGAAAATGGCAAATCTGCTGAAAATGAAACAGCCCCTCCTTCCAA AGCACAAATTGTGGGGTGGCCACCGGTTCAGTCCTACAGAAAGAACAATTTTCAACAGGCAAAGAAAAGTGAAAGTGAGTGTGGCGGGATATATGTAAAAGTAAGCATGGATGGAGCACCATATTTGAGAAAGATTGATTTGAAAGTTTACAAAGGGTACCCAGAGTTGTTACAGGTTTTAGAGAACATGTTCAAGTTCACCATag gTGATTACTCAGAAAGAGAAGGGTACAAAGGATCGGATTATGAACCTACTTATGAAGACAAAGATGGTGATTGGATGCTAGTTGGTGATGTTCCCTGGGA AATGTTCATCAGATCATGCAAGAGATTAAGGATCATGAAAGGATCAGAAGCAAGGGGATTGAGTTGTAGTGGTGTATGA